One segment of Drosophila mauritiana strain mau12 chromosome 3R, ASM438214v1, whole genome shotgun sequence DNA contains the following:
- the LOC117144518 gene encoding uncharacterized protein LOC117144518: MESFSVPEVDMMTVSKNSQYERESLLKFAPPVGLTNISYGSLYKVDSFYLECQKYRDQFRDPYNKLLRPKMFSTYRGKCGVKIDPELERLKRPAASHVESIPVVYPMEYGHQMDFDRGFQMQGRNSRDAATARRYPCVRVLGR, encoded by the coding sequence ATGGAATCCTTTAGTGTGCCGGAGGTGGACATGATGACCGTGTCGAAGAACTCGCAATACGAACGGGAATCGCTGCTAAAGTTCGCACCGCCAGTTGGACTGACCAACATCAGCTACGGCAGCTTGTATAAGGTGGACTCCTTCTATTTGGAGTGCCAGAAGTACCGGGATCAGTTCCGCGATCCCTACAACAAGCTGCTGCGCCCCAAGATGTTCAGCACATACAGGGGCAAGTGTGGTGTCAAGATAGATCCCGAACTGGAGCGCTTAAAGCGACCCGCTGCCTCCCATGTTGAGTCCATTCCCGTTGTGTACCCAATGGAGTACGGGCACCAAATGGACTTCGACAGAGGCTTCCAGATGCAGGGACGCAACAGCAGGGATGCAGCCACCGCCCGCAGATAtccgtgtgtgcgtgtgctggGCCGATAA